The following DNA comes from Triticum urartu cultivar G1812 unplaced genomic scaffold, Tu2.1 TuUngrouped_contig_706, whole genome shotgun sequence.
ttggtgccaccaaccgggaccaaagggtctcctgactgggctctgcgcactgcccacgtggagggcctttagtcacggttctggattgaaccgggactaaaggggggaggtattagtaccgacactttagtcccggttcaggaaccgggactaaaggcccttacgaaccgggactataggccctttttctatcAGTGGTATGGATGCAGGGCTTGATTGTTGCTTCATCAAGCCAACCACTGGACAACAAATTCTTGCAGCCATAGGAAGAGATGGCAACAACAACATCTACCCAATAGCCTTTGGTGTGGTTGATAAGGAAGATTCAGAAAGTTGGACATGGTTCTTAACCCAGCTAAGATGTTGCATTGGAAGTGGAAGAAAATTTGGAACCTACACCATTATTTCTGACAGGCAAAAGGTATGCAACCTATCTTAGCCAGTAGTTCAGATAAATATAGTTATTACTGGCTTTATTTGTTTTTGCTCATGACCATGGTTATTAATTTACAATCAGGGTCTTCTTAAGGCTATAAATGAGGTGTTCCCTGATTCCCCTCAGAGATACTGCCTCAGGCACATCTATGCAAATTTTCAGTCAGCTGGTTTCAGAGGAGCAGAACTAAAAAAGCTAGTAGATAAGGCTAACTAATCATTCACCAAACATGGCCATGAATTAGCAATGGCAGAGCTTAAAGCAGAGTGTGAGGACGTTTTTAACTAATGTAACAAGGGTCAAGTCTGTTGTTCCATGGCAACGCTCGGGCTTTATGCTAATATATACAATAATTTCCTATGTCCTCTTGTTCAGTTAGGTACACGGTAAAATAACCTACATGTGAAGGATTTTGATTAGTTAGTACTTTCACCTTTTATTGTGGGTAACATCACATTCTAATTAAAATTTCGTACCTTTCATGAAAGGGACAGGACACGAGCACCAGTTAATTGGAAGTGCATGTGCATATGTTTGGTAATAGAGAAATAAAAATTTATATTAAATAAGTAAATATTTGCTCACAGTTAGCTACCAACCAGTTAGTGAATGAGCTGCATTCATGTGAACAGGACGTGTCCACCAAACATGATCGCCAACCGTCCACCAAATGGACTGGGACTAACTACACATGTGCATGTTGGCAACCTGAGTAGATTATAAGTAAGAGCAGATTGTGTAAACCATCAATCTTCTAGTGTTCTTGGCTCCAGTTCATCTATCAAACAAAGATCGATCAATCGATCACCAATATTCACAAAGAGACCGCACGGCAGCCGGTCAGTGAGCCGCTAGAGATTAGGAGGTATCGGGATATTAACTCAAACAATGTTTTTGGGTTGAGACTTCCCGCGAGTTATGATTCATTGCATTATATACAATATATGGTCTAGCTGATCAAAGAAGTCCTGTTGTGCCTCAAAGGAGTCCTCTACAAACTCTTCATGAGCTGTTGTTGGAGCACAACCCCATGCACAAGGTATATGTGCTTCCCCACAGTAAAAAGGCTTTCTGCGAGCCTCTAGTCAAAATCAGGCACTTCGACGGGCACCCATCCTGCCAACCGAGAACCGACCTCCATGAGAGGGCCGACACTCGCTTCTGCTCGAAGTTCTTCATGGAAAAGCTAATTGTCTATAGAAATGTTTCTTATAAAATTATTTTTGCTGGAGTAGGATGCTCCAACGCTCATGATTTTATCATACATCTTGTCTTGGACATTGACATTGGTCTCCAGTACATGTATATATCTGATCTTTTAGGATAGTATATAAATACATAGTATGGAAATTTATTTCATAAAATCCATAAGATACTATTTTGACCTACCAATATGAATATATCGCTGAATATTTTGACAGTTAAAGTTACACAATTTGAGCGCAAATTTTCCAGAATGACGAACATTTAATATTTGGAACCCAATTAAAGTACTCACTAGCTACTTTCTCCTTTAGTGGCTATGTTGTTGCTGTGGCTGAAGGCGTGGATAGAGGGGGAGGTGCAGAAGGTCGCACATGGGTTCTTGAGCAACCGGCGCACACCACGTTAAATCTAGGATAAAAGTTCTTAAAATACACAAAATTTGAGAACTTTTGAGTCACAAATTCAACTCTTAGTTTGAGAAAAAATAAATCGAGTTGTAAGTCGAACTAGTTGTATCACTGTATCATGCGGGAATTTGTTCTTTGTGTTTTTTCGGGGTTGTGTTGTGTTGTATCATTGGTTGTAAGGGTTTCATTAATTTCAAGCAGTCTCTTTaccaaaaaaagaaagaaagaagttGAGCTAGTTGTAACCGAAATTCTGCCATGTTTGATATGCATACTCAATTATTTTCAGAAGTGGAGGCCTATGTTGAGGAGGAGGACCTGAAGCGGTGTCCTTCGGACAGGGGCATGCTCGTCGCCATGTTCTCGGCATGCCGGGAGATGTTCCCGGCGATGGCGACGGTGCATCAGAAGTGATCCACCTATGGGTCCCACTCTCGTCGGTGAGAGAAATATGGTTACGAGCTGTGGACTGTATGGTCGACATGCTGGCAACGCTCCTTGCTCCGCTTTGCTGACGATGTAACACGATACACATGTGTTTTGCTCTGCTTTGCTCCTTTTGCTCTGCTTTCTACTGAAGGATGGTGTGACTGTTTCTCCTTGCTCTGTTTTTCTTTATCAGCTTCGCCATCAAGATTTTTTCTTTTTGAACTTGCCATCAAGAAACTTGATTGTGGATGACATTGCTACTTGACACCTCGGAAACATATACTAGAACATATCGATGCACAAGTCAAACAAAGTCATTGTCCTTCTAGATTATAGTCTATTTTTAATCTGCTCACTGTGTTCTATACTATATTATCAGCTAGCTGCTTAAATAAATCTCTCTGATTGCAGCTGCATCAATCTTAGTGAGCATCCTCTGCCTTACAATTAGCATTTTAATTAGAGCTTCCCTCGCAACCAAGCTTCTCCTTTTGACCGTAGCAGCTGATAAGACCAAATGACACTAGAAAAACAAGAATTAATAGAAGGGCCCCACCATTCTTGGAGAACAAGCAGCCACACCATTTGGGCCAATTGGTCCTTATCAGTGTCTTATAAATATCTATGTCCTAGCAAGTGTATCTGATATGCCAGCCAATAATGGTGGAACCAGTGAAGCTCATCGGAGGCTTTggcagcccgttcgtccaccgTGCCGAGGTCGCCTTGCGTCTCAAAGGAGTGCCCTACGAGCTCCTCCTAGAGGACATGACCAACAAGAGCGACCTGTTGCTGAAGCACAATCCCGTCCACAAGAAGGTCCTCGTGCTTCTCCATGGGGACAAGGCTGTCTGCGAGTCTCTCCTCATAGTCGAGTACGTCGACGAGGCCTTTGCTGGGCCACCCATCCTGCCGACTGACCCTCATGAAAGGTCCGAGGCCCGCTTTTGGTCCAAATTCTTTGTGGAAAAGGTAATCATGTGTAGTGATTGTTCTTACAATTCAAATCAGTTCTGCCACCATCGAAAAAAAACAGTTCTGCTAGGTAGGATACTCCTCCACtcatatatactccctccgtaccaaaatataagacgtttttgcagttCAAATTGAGATgtaaaaacgtcttatattttggtACAGAGGAAGTATATCATACACATTGTGTTGGACATTGAATTGGTCTCAACTGTAGAATATATATTACTAATGCGTATTATAATTTATCATTACAACCTAAAGATAGTAATTTTTAACCGGTCTAAAGATATTATTTTCAGCTTACCAATATGAATATATTTTTCATGTTTCAATAGTTAAAGTAAGACAAGGCGACATATATTTATATTTGTAACCCAATTGAAATACTTGCTGACAACTTTCTTCATTTAGTGCTTGATGTCGTTGTGGCTAGCGCTGTGGACGGAGGGTGAGGAGCAGAAGGTCTTTGTTATGGACGCAAAAGAGAACCTCGCGGTAGTGGAGGCGCAGCTCAACAAGAAGAGGTTCTTCGGAGGTGCCACAATTGGCCTCGCCGACATCGCGGGTGCCAGCCTACTGTCTCGCTGGGCAAGGGTGATGCAAGAGGTCGCTGGGGTGAGCGTGATGACTGGCGATGAGTATCCTGCTATCCACCGGTGGATCAAGGACTACAACGCTGATGAAGCTGTCAAGGAATGCTTACCGGACAAAAACCATCTCATCTCCTACTTCACCACGATCAGGGGAAAGTGCGTCTCCGCGGCCAAGTCCATGCTACCCAATTATCTAGCCAAGAAGTAGTCTAATCTGGTAGGTTTTGTCATGCTTGTGGCTTGAATAAACATGAAGATAAGTTAAAAAATGATAAGGGGTAGCAGCTGGCAAGTTATTATTCCATTTCACTGTGCTTAGAGTTGATTTGATTGTAGTTTTTAGGGAGTCCCAATTGCAAGTCCAACCTCGACTAGCAAACATGCCGTAATTGTAGTTGTCCTAGTTGCAAATCAACGTTCAACTCGCAACTAGGCCGCAGCTATTTTTTTGTCCTCCTGGTTGCAACTTTAACCCCCAACTCGTCCAACTTCGTCCCAGTTTGCTTTTGTTGTCCCAGTCGTAGCTCAACAAGGGGTGTGGGGTAATGTTGTACGTGATGTGTGTCTAAAATGACACCTAGTTTGTCAAAATAAAGATAACATGTTCTCTGAATTTTCTTCACTAAACAGAAGGTGGAGAGAGCGTTCAGTTATAGAGGTTATGAAACAGGTCCGTAGGTTATGGTTTTGACACAGGGAGTTTTTCTGGGAGCTAGTTTTTACGCAGTTACTTTTTAGCGTTCTTGTAACTTTTTTTTAGGTAATCTCTAATTGGACCAGTGATCTGTTTTTACCTCAGTAGCATCAACTGGGGGTTTGATTGGTTTGACCCATGTACTCTGGTGGTCTATTTCCAGTAAACAGATAGCTAGTCTTTTTGTGGATAATATTATTACCTTATTGTTAAAACCATACTGGTCTTGGTGGGCTAGCACGGGTTATGTCTTACACAGttcctttttctatttttctaaggGGCTTGTACAGGCCATGCATGTCTTGTGCTGTTTTCATTTTTATTGAGATTATTTTTATAATATTGGTGCAAAAACAGCTATCTAAACTCCATTCATTTCTCTTCGTGGTTAGTGGGTGCCGCACAAAACACACATCTTTTGGCGCACAAGGGTGTCAACAGGGATATCAAGCAAAGCGAATCAGATATCGTTAGTATTGATGAAGGCAGAGATCATTTTTTGTTCAAGATGTTTGAGTCTGAAGATGATTGTGTCAATGTAGATTTAACCAAAACAGAAGCATAAGACAACTTCTTGTTTGATGGTATAAAAAGATCAGaccatttttctattttttttggtttttacatttttctcttttttctcctGTAACAAACACAACAACATTCTTTTTTTGTGACGGAAAAACACAACAACATTCAATTACCTTATTCATTTTTCTTATACAATTCTAAGAGTATTGAGAGCAAAGAAAGAAAGTGCCATTTTTTTAAACAATTAGTGGTACCATTCAAGAGTATTGATTAATGTTTTTTGCAGCTTTGTTTGATAAAGAAAAACTCCCCTATGTAGGCTTGCTTTCTTGGAAGTCCAGATGTAGAGCCCATGAGACAACAGTAACTAGTTAGCAAAAATCATTTTTAGGCTTTTTCTTTGAGTTTTTTGTCATATGCAACAACATTAACAAATGCTCACTGGGGAGGGGGTTGGCTCGCTGGGTTGTTTGTATTGGGCTGGACAACAAAATAACTAATAAAACAAACAAGATATAAGGTGGGTGTGGTTCATTTGTGGTGACATGATGCTGACATCACTTAGATTAGATGTGAAATAATATCTCACATCAAGATGTGATATAGTCagaagtagagatagagatagtGCTCGCAGGCACCGAATAAACCGATGGACCTTTTGCCTAACACATACATAATAATAGATTAGGATTTTCCTTTTCATATCATATCTAAACCGAACACAAGTGCTATCTGTGCATACGTATCATAAACGGACTCTCTCTGTGCACCCTTTTTTTGACATCAACTCTCTCTCCAACCTAATTAGGCCTATAGCTAATAAAATAATTGGCGACGATTCATCACGCAGGATCTAGCCCAACCAAAAATAATATGCtcaaactcccccccccccccccccccccccccccacacacacacacacacacacaaagataCACATAGCTCTGCCATTGAATGTATAGAATGTATACGCAGTTTGTGTGGTTGCATGTACAGATGTCTTTAGGGCCAGGACGTTACATGCATCTTTCTCCCCTTGATTAATGTGTGGCATAATTTTTACTAGATGGATATGCGCGCTTTGCTGCGTGGTGATGATTTTATCGTGGATTGTCGTGATGATATATCTATTATTACATACCAAAGTGGCGGAGCACCACCAATCTAGCAAAGTTATTTCTCGAACAAAGCACAACCCAATGTAATAATCAATTTCTTGTACCAATCTTTTTACAAAGAAGAAACAATATTCTATGCACAAAGACTACCACATCAGGAATTGAGGAGTTGTAGCTACCTACAACACGCACAACATGAACTTGCATAGGCAACAAAACTGGCCAGTCCTACAGAAGGTTACCAACAATTGCTGGAACAGATTGCCACTTTATCTGGTTGGCATCAAATGTCTTATCACCACCTCCCTAAATATCCACAACAACTGAGTCGACAACTCTACTTTGTCTTTTGCCCTTCAAGATCACCCCTCCCCACTATTAGTTGTGCTCTCTCCATGAACCTGGCACTGATGATGATGCAGCCACCCTGTTACCATCCTGACTTTTCTTATACTTGCCTTCCATTTCATCAGTTTATCAAAACGCTTCTTCACTGGTCGCACTGTTTGGTTAAAAGTGGCCTTAAATCCTAGAGCACATAAAGGCAGGTGGAAGAAAATTAATACATAACCATGAGAACTAAGAACCATACTGCGAGCACATGCTTAGCACTCATTTTTTAATTTATAATCCATGTGAGACAtgataaaataaaatatattgaTCGCTCCATGGTAAAGATTTGTAATAGAAGTCTAGAACGCGCATATGCTCTGTTGTCAATCATAAAGCCGCGAACACTCTCCTCTAGGTTGCTGCACTTCTCTCATCCGGTTAAAATTATGGAAGCTTCATTTTATTGGAACACTTACTTTCCTTGACTTCCTCGGGATCTATACGGTTGATGCATAGTCTCGAAGGATTAAAATGTTTCCAAGTGTCCTGTGAACTAAAAGCTCATAGAATGGAACACACGGGTGAATTAAAGCAATGCACATCTGCTCTGAAACCTAGAGGAATATCAGATATATACAACAGGTAATCAAAGAAACATGATGGATGGTATAATTTCTTAAAGCAAAAGCTAAGAAACCTTTTGACGCAAATCAAACATGGAAAAATAAATACCTCTATGCAAATAATTAATGAAATCTCATATACTGATTTTAACTTCAAGCTCTGCATTAAAGGACTTGTAAGCAGGCCCAAAGCATACATTATTGCAATCACCACTCCTTGCCAATAAGTCGAGAATAGTATTGACTTGAACCAAAGAAACTTAGCCAGAGGTTTTATATGTGCCAATTCGTACTTGGTAGCCATGTACCATTCTATTAAACACTATAGGGCCCAAAATTGACTAAATTTTAGGACAACAACAAAGTAAGGGTATCTAGATCAAATAAATAAATGTAGGAGCCATAGAACAAAGCACTAACCGATTCAACAATCTAACTTGTTACATTattggccgtatgcatcgttctgatgcagaggccggggagacccccttttcgaaaaaaaaaacTTGTTACATTATCAAATTGTAACACTCAAGCCACATTCAATGGTTATTATATCTTAATGCAAAATAAGGCAGACCTAGTTTTTTCATGCATGCTCTGCCAAATCACAAATAAGCCAAGGAATGATAATAGTTGTACGAACAACAATGCCAAAGCAAAATAGAGTTTAGGAGCACAAGGACTACATTGCAGGGGTAAACGAAGTGCTTGTATTCGAAGTCAAACAATAAAAATGAGAATTTGTACTAACTTGCTCAGATGAGAAGTTGGAAGTTAAGTTATGGCCATCCTTTAGTAGCATTCTGTCACAGATTTATGGATGAGCCTAGCCACAAACGTTGAGCTGGTATACCATAAAAATGCACATTAGTATCGTTGTATCGAGAGACAACACAAAATATGATGATAGTGCATCAAACAACAAATATAAATAGATAAAAGTAGGAAGTCAGTATTCATCAACCTGATTTTCATGCCAAACTCATTTCCTACCTGCAGAGGTTGAGTTTATTTGTAACTTCTGTAGGCTGAGTGcactaagagcaactctagcagaccccgcattTTGCCGACCTGTAAAATGTGTTTGCGGGTCGCACGGGGGCGGTTATGCAGGCCAAAATTTGCGGCGGCAGACTAGAAACTGCAAACAAACCCCTAAATTTTAAAAAAAGTTGTTTCGCGCGAGAAATTTAAGCAACAGCTCGCCGGAGCTCGCTCGCATAGATGGTTCTTCTTCGCATAGAAGTTCATACAAGCCACATACATACATAAAGGTTAGATATGCTAGACAGGGCCTACGCTACCGCACCACTGCGACAAAATTGAGCTCACCGGAGCTCCTGCGGTAGCTGCCCACCGTCGGCGATCAGTTAGAGTCGGAGGAGTCGGGGTCGAGGTCGACGAAGAGCGTCGCCTGCTCCTCCTTCATCACGTGCAGGTCGGCCTCCTTCGATGTGGCCGGATGAGCTCCCCACGGACCAGTTGCCggaggaggcgcggcggcgaCGGGAGCGCTCGAGCTCGAACTCGTCGAGCTCACGCCGGTCGAATGCCGGCGGCGGCCGGGCACCCTGGTTGAGCCACCGGCGCGCCCCCCGCTTGCGCCCGGCGCCAGATCTGGCGCCGCGGCGGCGCTCCGCCTCGTCCCCCGAGTCGGCCATGGTGGTTCAAGGCTCGCCGGCGGCGAGAAATCGAGCGGCGCGGTGGGGAATTGGAGGGGAACGCGGCGGCGGGAGGATAGGGTTTCGACCCGCATCTGCACCGCAAACCCGCAGTTATAGTGGCTCAGGGGTTGCATTTGCGGGCTGCGGCAAAAAATTTTACAGGCCGGACACCGATGCGGGCTCTGGTCTGGCCAGAAAAATGGGCCGAGTCCGTATAATCGCCGGAATTATGCGGGTTTGCGCcggatgcggggtctgctagagttgctctaaagcAAACTTACAAAATCTCCAGTTTGCTTGCTTGGACTACACAAAACAAGAAGTGATGTTATCACAGCCAGATTCAATGTAGAAATGCATTTGCTAGCATGCATACACTTCCAGAAACTACTAAATAAACGTCATTTGTGAGAGGCAGGTTAGAATAACATCAACAGTACTGACATGCTTGCTTGATGGCTCCATACTTGTAGGGATTAATATGTGTGAGAAAGGCATATATAATTGGACGTGATGTATTTGAGCccgagctcaaatgagctcggGTGAACAGTAACCCCGAAAGAATttaaaaataattcaaaaaattctgaatttttttgggTGGAAACACCGATAAAAGTTCTCAATGCTCACAAAATTTCATCACAAAATAACATTCGTGAAAGTCGCAGCAAAAGAAAAATTGATGCTCCAAAAATGTTATTTCCAAAAACATTTTGGAGTAcggattttgtttttttgctaCAACTTGTACGAATGTCATTTTTGGATGAAATTTTGCAAGCACTGAGAATTTTTGTCAATGTTTCCACccaaaaaattcagaattttttgaaatatttttcatttttttcgaTTTTACTGTTCATCCCGAGCTCAAATGAGCTTGGGAGCAGAACATGACTTTCGTATATAATTTGGCAAATTTGAACTTGAAAATAAAGGTGCTGCAGTActaacatactccctccgttcccaagTATAAGTCTTTCCAGAGAttccaacaagtgactacatacggagcaaaaatGAGTGAATATACATTTTAAAATATGtgtacatacatccgtatgttgtagtccatttgaaatgtctaaaaaatttatatttaggaacggagggagtattagcTAGTAAAAATCATGCAAACTATTGGAACATAGATGAATGAAATAAGTGTCTGGGTCAATTCCAGTTTTGGTTTGAACAGCAGCATCCACATTTCCTGTGTGACAGAGCACAATCCAGCGTGGGGTCAGGTAGGGGCGGCCGTCCCGGGTAAATTTCGTGAACCTAGGGTATCCCCATACTAGTTTGAACGGTGGCCACCATGAGAGTGAGCTTCGAAGGTCTCCTGAGGTCGAGGCATGACGAGCGAAGAAGAAAGAAACGATTCACCGGGAGACAGGCAGGTAACGATTCATTAAAAATCTGGAGATGGGCCAGTCGAGTTCTTAATTAGTAGTTGTTGTATGCAGCCCATTAGTTATTCTACGTGTGAGATGGCCCAATGAAAAAAAAATACATGAGCCCGTTAGTTGTTGTACGCAGGCTGACACTGAAGTTCCCAAATCCTTCTCGATGGTGGTTCCAGATCGTCCTACCCCATGCCTCACGCGATCACGCCCGCCCTGCCCTGCCCTGCCGCCTCGCCGCCTTGATGCGGCGCCGGGCGCCCTGCACTGCCGCCTTGCCGCGGCACGATCTAGGCCTGTCCAGCCGATGATGCTAGATGGAGAAGAAGAAGCGAGTTCACCTTCTTTCGATGTCGTCTGCACGGAAGGGGAGGCGCCACCACCATGCGCCATGCTCAAAACAGCAAGCGACCAGACAACAACAGAGGCACCAAGGAGCAGATTATAGACCATTGAGGCCGTCTACCAAATCCCTGAGGTATAATTATAACTTAGTGGTAAAAACGTGCCTTATTTTTTGTTTGAACAAGTGTCATATTATGCTATGACTTAGATTAATCTGATTGTTCTTACATGTTACAAGTACCTAATGGACTTAAGATGAACCATTTTGGACTAAATCATGGAAGATTCAGCCAACAGGAGTTCAAGTTAGgctttatattatttttgtgtTATATTTATTTTTTGCCTAGTTCTTAAGCATGAAATTACTTTTAACAATTCATTGTGTTCATCGTTTTGCCGGAATGTGTACTGTTGGTCAATTAATTTTCTTGATTATCTTATTACTCCTAGATAGTATTGTCGCTTCCATTTTTCGCTTGCTTTAACACTCCGCCCCGGGCAACTTCAAATTCTGGATCCGCCACTGCACAAGTAGGATATAAATGGTGAACCAGTTTATAGGAAGTGCCACACCTATTCTAATCAAGCAAATCACATACGAATATATAAAACAAATAGTGGTTTGTGTCAAGGTTCCACACATATTGACACCCCAAAACAATTCTGAGTTTGGTAATCTATACAATATTCCAAATAACTACAGAAATGCATGTTTATGAGCCGATACGCTATAGGGATTGTCAAACATATTCATGATCTTAAATGTTACTTTGCTAGATGTTTTAGGAATTGAATGTGTACCTATCAGACAGGCAGCCACGACCACCTCATaatatctactccctccgtccggtgaAGAGTGTACATCTAGAAATTTTAGGACAAATTATGAAGTTAAGTAAATTATGCATTGGAAATGGGCAAGACACCATATCTCCCCTTTTTAATTACCCAACCCCCAATGAGCtaaggctagccatagtgggagtaacttaggtagtaacTTAACACATCCCAAGACAATTTTGCTGATGTGGCAACTATTTAATGAGGAAAGAGGTGCTTGTGGTAACGTAATATGTTACTATAACATAGCGCTTCCCGAGACAAAATGAGTCTATGGGCTAATAAATGAAGCAATCTATGACACTAgtactatgttactttgcactatggagatagtaacttagactagtgtcatatgcatgacactagtctaagttactccccactattaCCAGCCTTAGTGCATGTAAAAACTAAGAAGACCATGTGTAGATTGTTATTGGTCTTGATTACCGTGTGACGAGAGAgaagtattttttttattttaaagTGCATTGGAAAGATAGAAGTACACTCTTTTGTGGACAAATTTTAAAGCCAAACGTACACTCTTCATCAGACGGAGGAAGTATGTTGTATACCATGTAGCCTTCTTTCTACAGGAAAACAACTTCAATATCCTCACCTTGCCATCACCCGTGCTGACGGTTGTGCCGGACCCTGAATTTTGAGAGAGTTGTAAAGAACAAAACATGGTAAATGGTGGAGGTTCTTCTTCTGTCATGTTCTTCTGACAACACTTGACTCACGAGAAAATCAGCATCCAGCAAGCAAGAAAAAATAATCGAAGGAAAAAAGAACAAAACAGAGAAAACCAGAAAAGAAGGAAGGAAAAAAGAAAATCAGCATTCGCGGTGGGCCGGTCTAATAGCGATGACTTTTGTTTTTCCACATGGCCCAACCTCCCTCTCTCCGCCGCCGCACGAAAGACGaaaccctcgccgccgccgtggcAGAGATCCACCACTGTCGCTGGAGAGGACGCCCTGGGCTAGTTCAGCTATGGCCAGTCAGCCAGTTGGGAGTGGGATTGGGTGGGGGGTAAGCGTTTCCCTGAGTCCGATCCGAAAGTGGATTCGTTGGCCGGGAAATATTTTTCCTGAGCCAATCTGACTCGAATTCAGGTACCAACTCGCCTCGCCTATTTATATGTGTCCAGGCGGTCTTGATTTCTTACTCTACATAGTCGATCTGTTCGCCGGCTTGCAAGTTGCAACACAGCACCGCCGGAGAGGAGGAAGATAGCAACTCGACGACATGTCAAAGCGGCAGTTGACGCTTCACCCATGTTGCCACAAGGCCAAgcggcggccgccgccgccgccgccaccgcgacAGCATGTCTATCTCGTGGTGGACGACTGGGAAACTGGATACAGCGTCCGCAAGATAGACGTCGACGACATGGACCCCCCTCACGCCGGCGCCGACCCGGACGATGAGGAGGCGGAGCCCCTTCCAGATCCTCCGGTTGTGCGCTTCTACGGCCGCCACTGCCGCCTGTCGCATTTCGGCGCTTACGGCACCAACATACTCGCCATGCTGGGCAGCAGCGATGCCGCCACCGGGGCCTTCCACGTATTCGACACAAAAACGCTGGAGCTCACCCTCTGCCCCCATCTGGATGGCCGCAGTGCCCAGCCCTTGTTCGCAACAGTCGCTGGCGAGCTTTACTTGACGGTGGGATACTCCACGTTTGTGCTCGACTCCTTGCCACTCCCCGGACCATACGACGACGAAGACAAGCAGTGGTCTTGGATCAAAAGCCCAAGGATCTTTGCTCCGTTCAATTCCATTGGTGTTGTGTCCTTTGCAGTGCACCCGAACGACCATTTGCTTTTCGTCTCGGAAGGAGCCAGAACCTTCTTCCTAGGGGTGGGCATAAAAACCGACGAACCGAAGACCGAACCGATGCCGAAACCGAAAATATCGAATTTTCGGTTTTTCTCACTATTATAGAAAAATTCGGTTTTCAAATGTATAAACCGAAGTAATTCAGTTCAGTTCGGTGTCATACTGATTAACCGAAGAAAAACCGAAGTTATGTGTAGAAGCAGCACCGAGCTAGCTTCTCTGCTCACATCGCTCGCAAAGGGACGTACTAGACTAGCTACTAGTACTCTGTAGCCTGGCCGCGCACGAGCTAGCTTCACTATTTTTCTTGAGGGA
Coding sequences within:
- the LOC125531419 gene encoding probable glutathione S-transferase — protein: MVEPVKLIGGFGSPFVHRAEVALRLKGVPYELLLEDMTNKSDLLLKHNPVHKKVLVLLHGDKAVCESLLIVEYVDEAFAGPPILPTDPHERSEARFWSKFFVEKCLMSLWLALWTEGEEQKVFVMDAKENLAVVEAQLNKKRFFGGATIGLADIAGASLLSRWARVMQEVAGVSVMTGDEYPAIHRWIKDYNADEAVKECLPDKNHLISYFTTIRGKCVSAAKSMLPNYLAKK